A single Triticum dicoccoides isolate Atlit2015 ecotype Zavitan chromosome 2A, WEW_v2.0, whole genome shotgun sequence DNA region contains:
- the LOC119355235 gene encoding chloride channel protein CLC-c-like, which yields MDGDHAPHSNSNQHQPPPPPSPSPLPEREGSFNYDIESMDGGGWRGAGRYASSDALLRYDDDDGPRERLLRKRTMNTTSQIAIVGANVFAIESLDYEIVENDLFKQDWRSRKKNQIFQYVVLKWALVLLIGLLTGLVGFFNNLAVENIAGFKLVLTGDLMLQKRYFTAFLAYGGCNLVLGATAAALCAYIAPAAAGSGIPEVKAYLNGVDAYSILAPSTLFVKIFGSILGVSGGFVLGKEGPMVHTGACIANLLGQGGSRKYHLTWNWLKYFKNDRDRRDLITCGAAAGVAAAFRAPVGGVLFALEEAASWWRSALLWRTFFTTAVVAVVLRALIEFCRKGKCGLFGQGGLIMFDLSSNVPSYGTQDLIAIIILGVIGGVFGGLFNFLLDRILRVYSIINERGAPSKILLTITISIITSACSYGLPWLAACSPCPVGSMEECPTIGRSGNFKSFQCPPGHYNGLASLFFNTNDDAIRNLFSRGTENEFHMSSLFVFFIAIYCLGLVTYGIAVPSGLFIPVILAGATYGRIVGTLLGPMSDIDPGLFALLGAASFLGGTMRMTVSVCVILLELTNELHMLPLVMLVLLISKTIADCFNKGVYDQIVVMKGLPFMEAHAEPYMRHLVASDVVSGPLISFSGVEKVGNIVHALRITGHNGFPVVDEPPVSEAPELVGLVLRSHVLVLLSGRNFMKEKVKTSGSFVLRRFGAFDFAKPGSGKGMKIEDLDFTEEEMEMYVDLHPITNTSPYTVVETMSLAKAAVLFRALGLRHLLVVPKTPGRFPIVGILTRHDLMPEHIHGLFPNLRKSH from the exons ATGGACGGCGACCACGCGCCGCATTCCAACTCCAACCagcaccagccgccgccgccgccgtcgccgtcgccgctgccGGAGCGGGAGGGCAGCTTCAACTACGACATAGAGAGCATGGACGGCGGCGGGTGGCGCGGCGCGGGGAGGTACGCCTCGTCCGACGCGCTGCTGCgctacgacgacgacgacggcccgcgcgagcggctgctgcggaagcgcaCCATGAACACCACCTCCCAGATCGCCATCGTCGGGGCCAACGTCTTCGCCATCGAGAGCCTCGACTACGA AATTGTGGAGAATGATCTTTTCAAGCAAGACTGGCGATCGAGAAAGAAGAACCAGATATTTCAGTATGTTGTTCTCAAATGGGCGTTAGTTCTGCTTATTGGCTTGTTGACTGGGCTTGTTGGCTTCTTCAACAACCTTGCAGTCGAGAATATTGCTGGATTCAAATTGGTGCTCACAGGTGATCTTATGCTCCAGAAGAG GTACTTCACAGCATTTTTGGCATATGGAGGCTGCAATCTAGTCTTGGGAGCCACTGCTGCAGCACTATGCGCTTACATAGCACCAGCTGCTGCTGGGTCTGGCATCCCTGAAGTTAAAGCATATCTTAACGGAGTTGATGCTTACTCTATTTTAGCTCCCAGCACACTCTTTGTGAAG ATATTTGGTTCAATACTTGGAGTTTCAGGTGGATTTGTACTTGGAAAAGAAGGTCCCATGGTGCATACAGGGGCATGCATTGCCAACTTGCTTGGTCAGGGGGGATCACGCAAGTACCATCTCACATGGAATTGGCTGAAATATTTCAAGAATGATAGGGATAGACGAGATTTGATTACATGTGGTGCAGCAGCTGGAGTGGCAGCCGCATTTCGTGCACCTGTTGGTGGTGTACTCTTTGCTCTCGAGGAAGCAGCATCATG GTGGCGAAGTGCTCTTCTGTGGAGAACATTCTTTACAACTGCTGTTGTTGCAGTAGTGTTGAGGGCCCTGATTGAGTTCTGTCGTAAAGGAAAATGTGGTCTCTTTGGTCAAGGAGGGTTGATTATGTTTGATCTTAGCTCGAACGTCCCATCATATGGTACTCAAGATCTCATCGCGATTATTATTCTTGGAGTAATTGGTGGCGTCTTCGGAGGCCTTTTCAACTTTCTCCTGGATAGGATTCTTCGTGTCTACAGCATTATCAATGA GAGAGGTGCTCCATCAAAGATCCTTCTCACCATCACAATATCGATCATCACTTCGGCGTGCTCCTATGGGCTCCCTTGGCTTGCTGCGTGCTCCCCATGCCCTGTTGGTTCGATGGAGGAATGCCCCACCATTGGCCGCTCTGGAAATTTTAAGAGCTTCCAGTGCCCGCCTGGTCATTACAATGGTCTTGCATCACTCTTCTTCAACACAAATGACGACGCCATCCGCAATCTCTTCAGCCGTGGTACCGAAAATGAGTTCCACATGTCTAGCCTTTTCGTCTTCTTCATCGCCATCTACTGCCTTGGTCTCGTGACGTATGGTATTGCTGTCCCATCTGGTCTCTTTATCCCGGTAATACTTGCCGGGGCAACATATGGGCGCATCGTGGGGACACTTCTCGGTCCCATGTCTGACATCGACCCTGGCCTCTTTGCACTGCTGGGTGCCGCATCTTTCCTTGGTGGAACAATGAGAATGACCGTGTCGGTCTGCGTGATCCTTCTGGAGCTCACGAATGAGCTCCATATGCTCCCCTTGGTCATGCTCGTCCTCCTGATATCGAAGACCATAGCCGATTGCTTCAACAAAGGTGTGTATGACCAGATCGTGGTGATGAAAGGCTTGCCATTCATGGAGGCTCATGCTGAACCGTACATGAGGCACCTTGTAGCTAGTGATGTTGTGTCTGGGCCACTCATCTCCTTTTCGGGTGTTGAGAAGGTGGGCAACATCGTTCATGcgttaaggatcacgggccacaacGGGTTCCCAGTGGTCGACGAGCCGCCTGTATCAGAAGCTCCGGAGCTGGTTGGGCTGGTGCTTAGGTCACATGTGTTGGTTCTTCTGAGTGGGAGGAACTTCATGAAGGAGAAGGTGAAAACAAGTGGTAGCTTTGTGCTCAGAAGATTTGGTGCGTTTGACTTTGCAAAGCCTGGTTCCGGGAAAGGTATGAAAATCGAGGACCTAGATTTCACCGAGGAAGAAATGGAGATGTATGTGGATCTCCATCCAATCACAAACACTTCGCCGTACACGGTGGTCGAAACAATGTCGCTTGCAAAGGCTGCAGTCCTGTTCAGGGCACTAGGGCTAAGACACCTGCTGGTTGTGCCAAAGACCCCAGGG AGATTTCCTATTGTTGGGATTCTCACGAGGCACGATCTGATGCCGGAGCATATCCATGGGCTGTTCCCCAATCTCCGCAAGTCACACTGA